One Cryptomeria japonica chromosome 9, Sugi_1.0, whole genome shotgun sequence genomic window carries:
- the LOC131030976 gene encoding ER-bound oxygenase mpaB, translating to MAISSILCYVGFVLLLWKTCCLFFRAKRFRYMASLSPQQNPLLLYKLTNYVEFAFLSDIALQFALFKTEAIPSISRILRATKRYDDTKRFDDTRILIDEFVLHHVDSRRGSRAIRRLNFIHAQYKISNDDFVYSLCLFILEPIRFSIKYGFRKWTEGEKEAQFIVWHDIGVRMGIKNIPESLEEMDRFSRQYEASHMVYSKSNKVLADNTLELFLSTVPALLRPLAKWAVFALCEERMVNAMDYPRQPFWFIWTVNSIAKFCCGTLVRWLLPPRPVSWSTQRIPLQEEEEEEEDEKVYKLRYQVYNPCAYPDGYKVSHVGDAPVGRMGKLGDGTVLCPFSYIKKI from the exons ATGGCCATCTCTTCTATTCTATGCTATGTGGGCTTTGTGCTTTTGCTATGGAAAACTTGCTGCCTCTTTTTCAGGGCCAAGCGCTTCCGTTACATGGCTTCTCTTTCTCCACAACAGAATCCTCTGCTTCTCTACAAGCTCACCAATTACGTAGAATTCGCTTTTCTCTCAGATATAGCTCTCCAATTCGCACTGTTCAAAACTGAGGCAATTCCTTCCATCTCCAGAATATTGCGGGCTACCAAACGCTACGATGACACCAAGCGCTTCGATGACACCCGAATTCTGATCGACGAATTCGTTCTCCATCACGTCGACAGCCGCAGGGGATCTCGTGCCATCCGACGTCTCAACTTCATCCATGCCCAGTACAAAATCTCCAACGATGACTTCGTGTATTCTCTCTGTTTATTCATTCTCGAGCCCATCAGATTCTCCATCAA GTACGGTTTCAGAAAGTGGACTGAAGGAGAGAAGGAGGCGCAGTTTATAGTTTGGCATGACATTGGAGTACGAATGGGCATTAAAAATATTCCAGAGAGTTTGGAGGAGATGGATCGGTTTAGCAGACAATATGAAGCCTCGCACATGGTGTATTCCAAGTCCAACAAAGTCCTTGCGGACAACACTCTAGAGCTGTTTTTGTCCACGGTGCCTGCTTTACTCCGACCCTTGGCTAAATGGGCCGTCTTTGCTTTGTGTGAGGAGAGGATGGTAAATGCAATGGACTATCCACGCCAGCCATTCTGGTTCATCTGGACTGTGAACAGTATTGCCAAATTCTGCTGCGGCACTCTTGTGCGTTGGCTTTTACCTCCGAGACCAGTGAGTTGGTCGACCCAGAGGATTCCATTgcaggaagaggaagaggaagaggaagatgagaaAGTGTACAAATTGAGATACCAGGTTTACAATCCATGCGCGTATCCAGATGGGTACAAGGTGAGCCATGTGGGAGATGCACCAGTGGGGCGTATGGGCAAGCTGGGTGATGGGACCGTGCTGTGTCCTTTTTCTTATATAAAAAAGATTTGA